Proteins from one Burkholderia oklahomensis C6786 genomic window:
- a CDS encoding M15 family metallopeptidase, which yields MIAVVLVAYFAIAVLAAALLLLPAVRATVFDSVAQFHGRISRRASDRAARAREHLAQSAKMSRSTLSGMQNLLVRRRLLIATTTGILATPPLIAIALRGRQLFQYDDTLRAPDEKIAALLKGEQLVPPLPLPPEVFATREVEQVRPALKDASRDWNLLDTDFRTRLLLVYKIMHERYGYEMALLEGYRSPERQNRLAQMGSNVTNAAAFQSYHQYGLAADNAFLRDGKLVISEKDPWAMRGYQLYGQVAEEVGLTWGGRWKLMDLGHVEYHKPGFKLGRSSAR from the coding sequence TTGATTGCCGTCGTTCTAGTCGCATATTTCGCCATCGCCGTCCTCGCAGCGGCGCTGCTGTTATTACCGGCAGTGCGCGCAACGGTATTCGATTCGGTCGCCCAATTCCACGGCCGAATCAGCCGGCGTGCATCCGATCGCGCCGCCCGTGCGCGCGAGCATCTCGCGCAATCGGCAAAAATGTCGCGCTCGACTTTAAGCGGCATGCAAAATTTACTAGTGCGGCGGCGCTTGCTGATTGCGACCACGACAGGTATTCTTGCGACGCCTCCATTGATCGCTATCGCGTTACGCGGTCGGCAACTATTCCAATACGACGACACTTTACGCGCGCCGGACGAGAAAATTGCCGCGCTTTTAAAAGGCGAGCAGCTCGTTCCGCCGTTGCCGCTGCCGCCCGAAGTTTTCGCCACCCGCGAGGTCGAGCAGGTTCGGCCCGCGCTGAAGGACGCAAGCCGCGATTGGAATTTGCTCGATACCGATTTCAGAACGCGCCTGTTGCTCGTCTACAAGATCATGCACGAGCGATACGGCTATGAAATGGCGTTGCTCGAAGGCTATCGCAGCCCCGAGCGACAAAACCGATTGGCGCAAATGGGCAGCAACGTCACCAATGCGGCGGCGTTCCAGAGCTATCACCAATACGGACTGGCGGCCGACAACGCATTCCTGCGCGACGGCAAGCTCGTCATCTCGGAAAAAGATCCGTGGGCCATGCGAGGCTATCAGTTGTACGGACAAGTCGCCGAAGAGGTCGGCTTGACCTGGGGTGGCCGATGGAAATTGATGGACCTCGGACACGTCGAATACCATAAGCCCGGCTTCAAGCTGGGGCGCTCGTCCGCTCGATAA
- the tagF gene encoding type VI secretion system-associated protein TagF yields the protein MTQTVQAQIAYFGKIPSRGDFVKSAHNPQLLQTLDHWIARAMELLADDPRWKIVYENAKPMHFAFLGSKSRLAIAGHMIASHDASNRRFPFLAATALEVERPLPFLARSPLAFARLWSRAAAQMQTLLGPQEPAGALQALGDTQVPIDTGGPGSAHDGTFNDFVEHQTLYGLEQMLLASGHPVKLRGAMLALGSLLRPVMQSGTSHIERGLTLPLPTDPFYRTLVAAFWLELVAPFVSRADFELAIFIGTIAERERLIIGFNGASAKTLHSVVDPQTYAEHNIDIDDPEWIDAHAQNDHGISKLVSYLEQPQLSLRVCIDTFHEAFIGA from the coding sequence ATGACGCAAACGGTCCAGGCCCAGATCGCCTACTTCGGCAAGATCCCGTCGCGCGGCGACTTCGTGAAGAGCGCGCACAACCCGCAGTTGCTGCAGACGCTCGACCACTGGATCGCACGCGCGATGGAGCTCCTCGCCGACGACCCGCGCTGGAAGATCGTCTACGAGAACGCGAAGCCGATGCACTTCGCGTTCCTCGGCTCGAAGAGCCGGCTCGCGATCGCGGGCCACATGATCGCGAGCCATGACGCGTCGAACCGGCGCTTCCCGTTCCTCGCCGCGACGGCGCTCGAAGTCGAGCGGCCGCTGCCGTTCCTCGCGCGCAGCCCGCTCGCGTTCGCGCGGCTCTGGTCGCGCGCCGCCGCGCAGATGCAAACCCTCCTCGGTCCGCAGGAGCCGGCCGGCGCGCTGCAGGCGCTCGGCGACACGCAAGTGCCGATCGACACGGGCGGCCCGGGCAGCGCGCACGACGGCACGTTCAACGATTTCGTCGAGCACCAGACCCTGTACGGCCTCGAGCAGATGCTGCTCGCGAGCGGCCATCCGGTGAAGCTGCGCGGCGCGATGCTCGCGCTCGGCTCGCTGCTGCGTCCCGTGATGCAAAGCGGCACGTCGCACATCGAGCGCGGGCTCACGCTGCCGCTGCCGACCGATCCGTTCTATCGCACCCTCGTCGCCGCGTTCTGGCTCGAGCTCGTCGCACCATTCGTGTCGCGCGCCGATTTCGAGCTGGCGATCTTCATCGGCACGATCGCCGAGCGCGAGCGGCTCATCATCGGCTTCAACGGCGCGTCCGCGAAAACCCTGCACAGCGTGGTCGATCCGCAGACTTACGCCGAACACAACATCGACATCGACGATCCGGAGTGGATCGACGCACATGCGCAAAACGACCATGGGATCAGCAAGCTCGTCAGTTATCTCGAACAACCGCAACTGTCGCTGCGTGTCTGCATCGACACGTTCCATGAAGCGTTCATCGGAGCGTGA
- a CDS encoding HlyD family secretion protein, protein MTPNTPLFRTAAQEAQRTQTLGEIVLIRPVSFAVLAGAAASMALGVILLFTFGTYTRRTTVDGVLTPDTGLVKVYAQQTGVVLKKNVVEGQHVARGQVLYTVSTDLQSAAAGQTQAALIEQAQQRKTSLQQELDKTRTLQQDERDTLQSKIASLRAELAGIDDQIAAQRTRTSIAADAASRYAGLLAQDYISKDQAQQRQADLLDQRSKLNSLMRDRAGAAQALKEALNDLSGLSLKQQNQLSQIDRSVIDVDRTLIESEAKRELVITAPETGTATAVIAEPGQTADTSHPLASIVPTDAHWQAYLFVPSAAVGFIHVGDRVLVRYQAYPYQKFGQYEASVVSIARTALSAAELATSGGPAAQTASGTYYRITVALKSQSVTAYGKAQPLQAGMALQADILQERRRLYEWVLEPLYSLTGKL, encoded by the coding sequence ATGACGCCCAATACTCCACTCTTTCGAACGGCCGCGCAGGAAGCGCAGCGCACGCAGACGCTGGGCGAGATCGTGCTGATCCGTCCGGTGTCGTTCGCCGTGCTGGCCGGCGCAGCCGCGAGCATGGCGCTCGGCGTGATCCTGCTGTTCACGTTCGGCACTTATACGCGACGCACGACGGTCGACGGCGTGCTCACGCCGGATACGGGCCTCGTCAAGGTCTATGCGCAGCAGACGGGCGTCGTGCTGAAGAAGAACGTCGTCGAAGGACAGCACGTCGCGCGTGGACAGGTGCTCTATACGGTGTCCACCGATCTGCAAAGCGCGGCCGCGGGACAGACGCAGGCGGCGCTCATCGAACAGGCGCAGCAACGCAAGACGTCGCTGCAGCAGGAGCTCGACAAGACCAGGACGCTGCAACAGGACGAGCGCGACACGCTGCAATCGAAGATCGCGAGCCTGCGCGCGGAGCTCGCGGGCATCGACGACCAGATCGCCGCGCAACGCACGCGCACGTCGATCGCGGCCGATGCGGCGTCGCGCTACGCCGGCCTTCTCGCGCAGGACTACATCTCGAAGGATCAGGCGCAGCAGCGCCAGGCCGACCTGCTCGATCAGCGCTCGAAGCTGAACAGCCTGATGCGCGATCGCGCAGGCGCCGCGCAAGCGCTGAAGGAAGCGCTCAACGATCTGTCGGGGTTGTCGCTCAAGCAGCAGAACCAGTTGTCGCAAATCGACCGCAGCGTGATCGACGTCGATCGCACGCTGATCGAAAGCGAGGCGAAGCGCGAGCTCGTCATCACCGCGCCGGAAACCGGCACCGCGACCGCGGTGATCGCCGAGCCCGGCCAGACGGCCGACACGTCGCATCCGCTCGCGAGCATCGTGCCGACGGACGCGCACTGGCAGGCGTATCTGTTCGTGCCGAGCGCCGCGGTCGGCTTCATCCACGTCGGCGATCGCGTGCTCGTCCGCTATCAGGCGTATCCATATCAGAAGTTCGGCCAGTACGAAGCGAGCGTCGTGTCGATCGCGCGCACCGCGTTGTCGGCGGCCGAGCTCGCGACGAGCGGCGGCCCCGCCGCGCAAACGGCGAGCGGCACGTACTACCGGATCACGGTCGCACTGAAGTCGCAAAGCGTGACGGCCTACGGCAAGGCGCAGCCGCTCCAGGCGGGCATGGCGTTGCAGGCCGACATCCTGCAGGAGCGCCGCCGTCTGTACGAGTGGGTGCTCGAACCTCTTTACAGCCTGACGGGCAAACTCTGA
- a CDS encoding TolC family protein, with the protein MNAMKSARTLVAAGALALFASHAAHAQWLDIYGTRKNVSATPAAPLLKNATCQPELASHPIALEDAILQAICANPQARQAWANARAQAAQVGVNEAAYLPTLNATGGIQRNWASTTYEANLGTVSASDTQTQTQTSRYGALNLSWVLFDFGKRSAALRQARELLAAANATQDDTLQTILFNAAQAYYNLRDAQAAVDAARTIERAAQESLTEAKAKHDAGAGTLSDQLQAQTSYRRAVLDRVSAEGDVQNATGALAVAMGLDANTPLQIAPAEPAVDRNAFAEGVAQLIDEAKRQHPKLVAARAKLDAARANVDAARAQGRPTISLTGSLSRNSPSYQQQFGIQTTASHGSTIGVQVTIPLFEGFASGYRVAAAQAQADAQEADVQNAELNVSLDVWKSFQSLQTDTANLDNSKDLLGDAQRSLDIARGRYKAGVGTFTELLNAQTALADAQKQRVQAVSKWRTARLKLAASLGGIGLWSVR; encoded by the coding sequence GTGAACGCGATGAAGTCCGCACGCACGCTCGTCGCCGCCGGCGCGCTCGCGCTCTTCGCGTCGCACGCCGCGCATGCGCAATGGCTCGATATCTACGGAACCCGAAAGAACGTGTCCGCGACACCCGCCGCACCGCTGTTGAAGAACGCGACGTGCCAGCCCGAGCTGGCAAGCCATCCGATCGCACTCGAAGACGCGATCCTGCAGGCGATCTGCGCGAACCCGCAGGCGCGGCAGGCATGGGCGAATGCGCGCGCGCAAGCGGCGCAGGTCGGCGTGAACGAGGCCGCGTATTTGCCGACGCTGAACGCGACGGGCGGCATTCAGCGGAACTGGGCATCCACGACCTACGAGGCCAATCTCGGGACCGTCTCGGCGAGCGATACGCAAACGCAAACACAAACGAGCCGCTACGGCGCGCTCAACCTGAGCTGGGTGCTGTTCGATTTCGGCAAGCGCAGCGCGGCGCTCAGGCAGGCGCGCGAACTTCTTGCCGCCGCCAACGCGACGCAGGATGACACGCTGCAGACGATCCTCTTCAACGCCGCGCAAGCGTATTACAACCTGCGCGACGCGCAGGCGGCCGTCGACGCGGCGCGCACGATCGAACGCGCCGCGCAGGAAAGCCTCACCGAGGCGAAAGCGAAGCACGACGCCGGCGCGGGCACGCTGAGCGACCAATTGCAGGCGCAGACGAGCTACCGCCGCGCGGTGCTCGATCGCGTGAGCGCCGAAGGCGACGTGCAGAATGCAACCGGTGCGCTCGCAGTCGCGATGGGACTCGACGCGAACACGCCGCTGCAAATCGCTCCCGCCGAGCCGGCCGTCGATCGCAACGCATTCGCGGAAGGCGTCGCGCAATTGATCGACGAAGCGAAACGGCAGCATCCGAAACTCGTCGCCGCGCGCGCGAAGCTCGACGCCGCGCGCGCGAACGTCGACGCGGCGCGCGCGCAAGGACGTCCGACCATTTCGCTGACGGGCAGCCTCAGCCGCAACAGTCCTTCGTATCAGCAACAGTTCGGCATCCAGACCACTGCGAGCCACGGCAGCACGATCGGCGTCCAGGTGACGATCCCGCTCTTCGAAGGCTTCGCGTCAGGCTACCGCGTCGCGGCCGCGCAGGCGCAGGCGGACGCGCAGGAAGCGGACGTGCAGAACGCCGAGCTGAACGTGTCGCTCGACGTGTGGAAGAGCTTTCAGAGCCTGCAGACCGACACCGCGAATCTCGACAACTCGAAAGACCTGCTCGGCGACGCGCAGCGCTCGCTCGACATCGCGCGCGGCCGCTACAAGGCGGGCGTCGGCACGTTCACCGAGCTGCTGAATGCGCAGACGGCGCTCGCCGACGCGCAGAAGCAGCGCGTGCAGGCGGTATCGAAATGGCGCACCGCGCGGCTCAAGCTCGCGGCGAGCCTCGGCGGCATCGGGTTGTGGTCGGTGCGTTGA
- the tssM gene encoding type VI secretion system membrane subunit TssM — MQRFLNVLTHPRTLTIVGFAALAAVLFLAADALQIGFVWAAVAFAVAVALWLATKLWRRWRVRRANRRLGDILEQQAETGKMSAAAAEPAKQADLDVLRTRLADTVKTIKTSKIGQVSGGSALYELPWYIVIGNPAAGKSSAVINSGLQFPFADKNSAVIHGIGGTRNCDWFFTTEGILLDTAGRYSVHEEDRSEWLGFLDLLKRHRPKAPINGIIVTASIAELTGNRPEFAINLAKNLRQRVQELTEKLEVFAPVYVMFTKADLITGFTEFFSSSDRQEYDRVWGATLPYEPDEKRDVVALFDERFEELYEGLKEISVAQLSISRGNKLSPGQLSFPLEFSTIKPALRSFLATLFENNPFQYKPIFRGFYFTSALQEGETNSAAAQRIANRFGLDAQSLPKPHSAFSKNGFFLRDLFSKVIFADRQTVRQFASPTKTRMRYATFFGFVAALALALGGWTWSTIGNQQLVSNVQADLDNVTRLQQNRNDLQSRLQAMDILEDRIEQLEQFRRDKPLSVSLGLYQGDRLEQHLLTEYYNGVRQILLNPVSGNLASFLKDVNTHPDQLAPMTRAPESGAVQAGAVPVSTNPAAPGAAPSPAAAQNPQQGGLYNDASPTNVEDAYNALKTYLMLSDKRHVEQAHLTDQIARFWRGWLETNRGNMPRDEMIKSAERMITFYLSRVSDNDWPMIEANLALVDQTRENLRRVVRGMPARQRVYEEIKARASTRFAPMTIARIVGEGNTGLVAGSYAIPGTFTREAWFQYVQPAIRDAATKELQAKDWVLNTATADDLTLEGSPEQIQKTLVAMYKTEYAQHWQKFMQGIAVQGFGNFGQAVDAMNKLGDPQDSPIRKVLETAYDQTSWDNPSLANATIKKAQTGVVNWVRQWFTRQPGGQVAANIDINGNPAEAPMGPIGQEFIGLGRIVATHDGTSMLKGYMDTLSKVRTRFNVIKNQGDPGPGARQLMQQTLDGNGSELADSLKFVDEQMLTGLTDSQRKSLRPLLVRPLMQAFAVVIQPASVEVNKVWNAQVYQTFQGSLANKYPFAAGAKVEAGASEIAQVFGPDGSIAKFVGTTLGPLAVRRGDTLSARTWGDMGLALTPDFTNGFARWVAPLAGGAAASAAASSEPQTVFQVLPQPSSGTTEYTIAIDGQQLRYRNTPPQWTNFVWPNPQGSPGATLSATTFDGRTLQLVNEPGRYGLEKLINSAQRKRRPDGTFDLTWTQGNVSVSVTMRIISTSQPTGGGDQPQQQSLRGLRLPSSVADASAGGAANATAQPGSSAAAPQAAVAAASASNAQRAQ, encoded by the coding sequence ATGCAACGCTTCCTCAACGTGTTGACTCACCCTCGCACGCTCACGATCGTCGGCTTCGCCGCGCTCGCGGCGGTTCTGTTCCTCGCGGCCGATGCGCTACAGATCGGCTTCGTATGGGCGGCCGTCGCGTTCGCCGTCGCCGTCGCGCTCTGGCTCGCGACGAAGCTCTGGCGCCGCTGGCGCGTGCGCCGCGCGAACCGCCGGCTCGGCGACATCCTCGAACAGCAGGCCGAAACGGGCAAGATGTCCGCTGCCGCGGCCGAGCCCGCGAAGCAGGCGGACCTCGACGTGCTGCGCACCCGTCTCGCCGACACGGTGAAGACGATCAAGACGTCGAAGATCGGTCAGGTGTCGGGCGGCTCCGCGCTCTACGAGCTGCCGTGGTACATCGTGATCGGCAACCCGGCCGCAGGCAAGAGCAGCGCCGTCATCAACTCGGGGTTGCAGTTTCCGTTCGCGGACAAGAACAGCGCGGTGATCCACGGCATCGGCGGCACCCGGAACTGCGACTGGTTCTTCACGACGGAAGGCATCCTGCTCGACACCGCGGGCCGCTATTCGGTGCACGAGGAAGATCGCAGCGAATGGCTCGGCTTCCTCGATCTGCTGAAGCGCCATCGCCCGAAGGCGCCGATCAACGGGATCATCGTCACGGCGAGCATCGCCGAGCTGACCGGCAACCGTCCCGAATTCGCGATCAACCTCGCGAAGAACCTGCGCCAGCGCGTGCAGGAGCTCACCGAGAAGCTCGAAGTATTCGCGCCCGTCTACGTGATGTTCACGAAGGCCGATCTGATCACGGGCTTCACCGAATTCTTCAGCAGCAGCGACCGCCAGGAATACGACCGCGTATGGGGCGCGACGCTGCCGTACGAGCCGGACGAGAAGCGCGACGTCGTCGCGCTGTTCGACGAGCGTTTCGAAGAGCTGTACGAAGGGCTGAAGGAGATCAGCGTCGCGCAACTGTCGATCAGCCGCGGCAACAAGCTTTCGCCCGGCCAACTGAGCTTTCCGCTCGAGTTCTCGACGATCAAGCCCGCGCTGCGCTCGTTCCTCGCGACGCTGTTCGAAAACAATCCGTTCCAGTACAAGCCGATCTTCCGCGGCTTCTACTTCACGAGCGCGCTGCAGGAAGGCGAGACGAACAGCGCCGCCGCGCAGCGGATCGCGAATCGCTTCGGCCTCGACGCGCAAAGCCTGCCGAAGCCGCACAGCGCGTTCTCGAAGAACGGATTCTTCCTGCGCGACCTGTTCTCGAAGGTGATCTTCGCGGACCGCCAGACGGTCCGCCAGTTCGCGAGCCCGACGAAGACGCGCATGCGCTACGCGACGTTCTTCGGCTTCGTCGCGGCGCTCGCGCTCGCGCTCGGCGGCTGGACCTGGTCGACGATCGGCAACCAGCAGCTCGTGTCGAACGTGCAGGCCGACCTCGACAACGTGACCCGCCTGCAGCAGAACCGCAACGACCTGCAGTCCCGTCTGCAGGCGATGGACATCCTCGAAGACCGGATCGAGCAGCTCGAGCAGTTCCGCCGCGACAAGCCGCTGTCCGTATCGCTCGGCCTCTATCAAGGCGACCGTCTCGAGCAGCATCTGCTGACCGAGTACTACAACGGCGTGCGGCAAATCCTGCTGAACCCGGTCTCGGGCAACCTCGCGTCGTTCCTGAAGGACGTGAACACGCATCCGGACCAGCTCGCGCCGATGACGCGCGCGCCGGAATCGGGCGCGGTCCAAGCGGGCGCCGTGCCGGTGTCGACGAACCCGGCGGCGCCGGGCGCGGCCCCCTCCCCTGCCGCCGCGCAGAATCCGCAGCAGGGCGGCCTCTACAACGACGCGTCGCCGACCAACGTCGAGGACGCGTACAACGCGCTCAAGACCTACCTGATGCTGTCCGACAAGCGGCACGTCGAGCAGGCGCATCTGACCGACCAGATCGCGCGCTTCTGGCGCGGCTGGCTCGAGACGAATCGCGGCAACATGCCGCGCGACGAGATGATCAAGAGCGCGGAGCGAATGATCACGTTCTATCTGTCGCGCGTCTCCGACAACGACTGGCCGATGATCGAAGCGAACCTCGCGCTCGTCGACCAGACCCGCGAGAACCTGCGCCGCGTCGTGCGCGGGATGCCGGCGCGCCAGCGCGTGTACGAAGAAATCAAGGCGCGCGCGTCGACCCGCTTCGCGCCGATGACGATCGCGCGGATCGTCGGCGAAGGCAACACGGGCCTCGTCGCGGGCAGCTACGCGATCCCCGGCACGTTCACGCGCGAAGCGTGGTTCCAGTACGTGCAGCCCGCGATCCGCGACGCCGCGACGAAGGAGCTGCAGGCGAAGGACTGGGTGCTGAACACCGCGACGGCCGACGACCTGACGCTCGAGGGCAGCCCCGAGCAGATCCAGAAGACGCTCGTCGCGATGTACAAGACCGAGTACGCGCAGCACTGGCAGAAGTTCATGCAGGGCATCGCGGTGCAGGGCTTCGGCAACTTCGGCCAGGCGGTCGACGCGATGAACAAGCTCGGCGACCCGCAGGATTCGCCGATCCGCAAGGTGCTCGAGACCGCGTACGACCAGACGTCGTGGGACAACCCGTCGCTCGCGAACGCGACGATCAAGAAGGCGCAGACGGGCGTCGTGAACTGGGTCAGGCAATGGTTCACGCGTCAGCCGGGCGGCCAGGTCGCGGCGAACATCGACATCAACGGCAATCCCGCCGAGGCGCCGATGGGTCCGATCGGCCAGGAGTTCATCGGGCTCGGCCGGATCGTCGCGACGCATGACGGCACGTCGATGCTGAAGGGCTACATGGACACGCTGTCGAAGGTCCGCACGCGCTTCAACGTGATCAAGAACCAGGGCGACCCCGGCCCCGGCGCGCGCCAGCTCATGCAGCAGACGCTCGACGGCAACGGCTCCGAGCTCGCCGATTCGCTGAAGTTCGTCGACGAGCAGATGCTGACGGGCCTGACCGATTCGCAGCGCAAGTCGCTGCGTCCGCTCCTCGTGCGTCCGCTGATGCAGGCGTTCGCGGTCGTGATCCAGCCGGCGAGCGTCGAAGTGAACAAGGTGTGGAACGCGCAGGTCTACCAGACGTTCCAGGGCTCGCTCGCGAACAAGTATCCGTTCGCGGCGGGCGCGAAGGTCGAAGCGGGCGCGAGCGAAATCGCGCAGGTGTTCGGTCCGGACGGCTCGATCGCGAAGTTCGTCGGCACGACGCTCGGGCCGCTCGCGGTGCGCCGCGGCGACACGCTGTCCGCGCGCACCTGGGGCGACATGGGCCTCGCGCTCACGCCTGACTTCACGAACGGCTTCGCACGCTGGGTCGCGCCGCTTGCGGGCGGCGCGGCGGCGAGCGCCGCCGCGTCGTCCGAACCGCAGACCGTGTTTCAGGTCCTGCCGCAGCCGAGCAGCGGCACGACCGAATACACGATCGCGATCGACGGCCAGCAGCTGCGCTACCGCAACACGCCGCCGCAGTGGACGAACTTCGTGTGGCCGAACCCGCAGGGCTCGCCCGGCGCGACGCTGTCCGCGACGACGTTCGACGGCCGCACGCTCCAGCTCGTCAACGAGCCGGGCCGCTACGGTCTCGAGAAGCTGATCAACTCGGCGCAGCGCAAGCGCCGTCCGGACGGCACGTTCGACCTGACGTGGACGCAAGGCAACGTCAGCGTATCGGTGACGATGCGCATCATCAGCACGTCGCAGCCGACGGGCGGCGGCGACCAGCCGCAGCAGCAGAGCCTGCGCGGGCTGCGCCTGCCGTCGTCGGTCGCCGACGCGAGCGCGGGCGGCGCGGCCAACGCGACTGCGCAGCCGGGCTCGAGCGCCGCGGCCCCGCAGGCCGCCGTCGCGGCGGCTTCCGCATCGAACGCACAGAGGGCGCAATGA
- a CDS encoding peptidase domain-containing ABC transporter produces the protein MSLLDRLSFGIGSKLPMILQTEAAECGLACLAMVAGFHGHHVDLATMRSRFPVSLKGAGLGRVIEIAQRLDLGTRALKLDLDQLGQLRAPCVLHWNFNHFVVLKEVNGRSATIHDPAQGVRKLSLDELSRSFTGVALELWPTGGFKPRVASPAVKLRQLLGPVSGLSRSLGQILVLAIALEVFTLVSPFFLQWVIDEVIVSADRDLLTVLALGFGLLLLMQQATSAIRAWALMYLGTTLNVQWRANVFTHLLNLPVQYFERRHLGDVVSRFGSIDTIQQTLTTSFLSAVIDGLMTIVTLAMMFVYSRTLAFVALGTMVLYALLRWLWYRPLRRAAEDQIIHTAKQQSHFLETVRGVKTIKLFNRQSERRSSWLTLLVEQINAGLHVQKLQLLYQQLNGLLFGLEGLVIIWLGARLVMDGEFTVGVLMAFNAYKGQFDSRVGSLIDKFFEVKMLQLQGERLADIVFAQGESDAGARHVPGEAENLSAGIEASDLVFRYAEGEPTVLDGVSLKIEPGESVALIGPSGCGKTTLVNVLLGILEPTSGAIKIGGVDVERLGLDRLRSLVGTVLQDDVLFAGSIADNISFFDPDADPKWVAECAHLAAVHADIVAMPMGYNTLVGDMGTVLSGGQKQRVLLARALYKRPKILVLDEATSHLDLQRERQVNAAVGALKMTRVIVAHRPETIASASRVIMLDAGKVALDKPTAELAVAPKPAVAPGAASAPAATPAPAAAPAPAAPAAAQPVAGR, from the coding sequence ATGTCACTCCTCGATCGTCTCTCGTTCGGCATCGGCAGCAAGCTGCCGATGATCCTGCAGACCGAAGCAGCCGAATGTGGTCTTGCCTGCCTCGCGATGGTTGCGGGTTTTCACGGCCATCACGTCGACCTCGCGACGATGCGCAGCCGCTTCCCGGTATCGCTGAAAGGCGCGGGCCTCGGCCGCGTGATCGAGATCGCGCAGCGCCTCGATCTCGGCACGCGCGCGCTGAAGCTCGATCTCGATCAGCTCGGCCAGCTACGCGCGCCGTGCGTGCTGCACTGGAACTTCAACCACTTCGTCGTGCTGAAGGAAGTCAACGGCAGGAGCGCGACGATTCACGATCCCGCGCAAGGCGTGCGCAAGCTGTCGCTCGACGAATTATCCCGCTCGTTTACGGGCGTCGCGCTCGAGCTGTGGCCGACAGGCGGCTTCAAGCCGCGCGTGGCGTCGCCCGCCGTGAAGCTGCGTCAACTGCTCGGCCCCGTGTCCGGGCTGTCGCGCTCGCTCGGCCAGATCCTCGTGCTCGCGATCGCGCTCGAAGTGTTCACGCTCGTATCTCCGTTCTTCCTGCAATGGGTGATCGACGAGGTGATCGTCAGCGCGGATCGCGATCTGCTGACCGTGCTCGCACTCGGCTTCGGCCTGTTGCTGCTGATGCAGCAGGCGACGAGCGCGATCCGCGCGTGGGCGCTGATGTATCTCGGCACGACGCTCAACGTGCAATGGCGCGCGAACGTGTTCACGCACCTGCTGAACCTGCCCGTCCAGTACTTCGAGCGGCGCCACCTCGGTGACGTCGTGTCGCGCTTCGGTTCGATCGACACGATCCAGCAGACGCTGACGACCTCGTTCCTGTCCGCAGTGATCGACGGGCTGATGACGATCGTCACGCTCGCGATGATGTTCGTCTACAGCCGCACGCTCGCGTTCGTCGCGCTCGGCACGATGGTCCTCTACGCACTGCTGCGCTGGCTCTGGTATCGGCCGCTGCGGCGCGCGGCGGAAGACCAGATCATCCACACCGCGAAGCAACAGAGCCATTTTCTCGAAACGGTGCGCGGCGTGAAAACCATCAAGCTGTTCAACCGCCAGAGCGAACGCCGCTCGAGCTGGCTCACGCTGCTCGTCGAGCAGATCAATGCCGGCCTGCACGTGCAGAAGCTGCAGCTCCTGTATCAGCAATTGAACGGCCTGCTGTTCGGCCTCGAAGGGCTCGTCATCATCTGGCTCGGCGCGCGTCTCGTGATGGACGGCGAATTCACCGTCGGCGTGCTGATGGCGTTCAACGCGTACAAGGGGCAGTTCGACAGCCGCGTCGGCAGTCTGATCGACAAGTTCTTCGAGGTGAAGATGCTGCAATTGCAGGGCGAGCGGCTCGCCGACATCGTGTTCGCGCAGGGCGAATCCGACGCCGGCGCGCGGCACGTGCCGGGCGAGGCGGAGAACCTCTCCGCGGGCATCGAGGCCAGCGATCTCGTGTTCCGCTATGCCGAAGGCGAGCCGACCGTGCTCGACGGCGTGTCGCTGAAAATCGAGCCGGGCGAGTCGGTCGCGCTGATCGGACCGTCGGGCTGCGGCAAGACGACGCTCGTCAACGTGCTGCTCGGCATCCTCGAACCGACGAGCGGCGCGATCAAGATCGGCGGCGTCGACGTCGAGCGCCTCGGCCTCGACCGGCTGCGTTCGCTCGTCGGCACCGTGCTTCAGGACGACGTGCTGTTCGCCGGCTCGATCGCCGACAACATCAGCTTCTTCGATCCGGACGCCGATCCGAAGTGGGTCGCCGAATGCGCGCATCTCGCGGCCGTGCATGCGGACATCGTCGCGATGCCGATGGGCTACAACACGCTCGTCGGCGACATGGGCACGGTGCTGTCGGGCGGACAGAAGCAACGCGTGCTGCTCGCGCGGGCGCTCTACAAGCGGCCGAAGATCCTCGTGCTCGACGAGGCGACGAGCCACCTCGATCTGCAACGCGAACGGCAGGTGAACGCCGCGGTCGGTGCGCTGAAGATGACGCGCGTGATCGTCGCGCACCGTCCGGAGACGATCGCGTCCGCGTCGCGCGTGATCATGCTGGACGCGGGCAAGGTCGCCCTCGACAAGCCGACCGCCGAGCTCGCCGTGGCGCCGAAGCCGGCCGTGGCTCCTGGCGCAGCGTCCGCTCCGGCTGCGACGCCCGCTCCGGCCGCCGCTCCCGCGCCCGCCGCGCCGGCGGCCGCGCAACCCGTCGCTGGACGGTGA